GCGAGTTGGCTGGAAAGCTCCTCCAGAGTCATGTCATCCAGAAAATATCCTCCATCGTTCACCGCCTCGCCCGGCACGAGCCAGATATCGGCAAGGCCGGCCGCTTTCGCCGCAGCCAGGATGTCCCGTCCGGGCAGAAGCCCGGCCACGGTCACGCGGTCGCCCAGCAGGCTGTTAGTCGCCCGGGCCAGGCTGAAACGCGGCCCGAAACGCCGCTCCAGGCGCGGGATTACCCGTTTCTCTATTATCGGCGCGAAATCGGTCCCG
Above is a window of bacterium DNA encoding:
- a CDS encoding DUF512 domain-containing protein, with product GTDFAPIIEKRVIPRLERRFGPRFSLARATNSLLGDRVTVAGLLPGRDILAAAKAAGLADIWLVPGEAVNDGGYFLDDMTLEELSSQLAPARVVAERELGQALLELAL